A single Candoia aspera isolate rCanAsp1 chromosome 7, rCanAsp1.hap2, whole genome shotgun sequence DNA region contains:
- the LOC134501110 gene encoding mesotocin receptor-like produces MKNLSELGVPSLHSFLSPANASGLPERQARDEQLAKIETAVLGIIFVAASVGNCVLILVLWRRRMNLTRIYVFLLHLGIADLMVAFFQVLPQLFWKITDVFMGPDILCRTVSYFQLLSMFASTYMIVVMAMDRLRFQVVCYPTASFKKKGTLWNASVCTSWFISFAFSVPQIFIFQKSETSPGIFDCQAHFIEPWGTKVYVTWISIAIFFIPAAILITCHVRVCRAIQSNVTGYAVTNQKQTLSSQTNNTNCMSKTVIKTIKMTVVIVVAYVFCWSPFFIAQLWTAWHPSDARTEGPVIAILMLLGNLNSCVNPWIYMYFCGQIPNCSKKTLNTQAAQEQSTFTCSIYVGEKESEDNITPV; encoded by the exons ATGAAGAATTTATCTGAGCTCGGGGTTCCTTCACTTCACAGTTTTCTCAGTCCAGCCAATGCATCGGGTCTTCCTGAAAGACAAGCAAGAGATGAACAGTTAGCAAAGATAGAGACTGCTGTGCTTGGAATAATATTTGTGGCAGCATCCGTGGGCAACTGTGTCCTTATTCTGGTATTATGGAGGAGAAGAATGAATCTGACTAGGATATATGTGTTCCTGCTTCATCTGGGCATTGCAGATCTGATGGTTGCCTTTTTTCAAGTCCTTCCTCAGCTTttctggaaaatcacagatgTTTTCATGGGTCCAGACATCCTGTGCAGAACTGTCAGTTATTTCCAACTATTGAGCATGTTTGCCTCCACTTACATGATAGTAGTTATGGCAATGGACAGACTGAGATTCCAAGTGGTGTGCTACCCCACAGCCTCTTTCAAGAAGAAAGGCACTCTTTGGAATGCTTCAGTCTGCACCAGTTGGTTTATATCTTTTGCCTTCAGTGTTCCCCAGATATTTATCTTTCAGAAAAGTGAGACATCTCCAGGCATATTTGACTGCCAAGCTCACTTCATTGAGCCCTGGGGCACAAAAGTGTATGTAACTTGGATTTCTATAGCTATCTTTTTTATTCCTGCAGCTATCCTCATCACCTGCCATGTAAGGGTCTGCAGAGCAATCCAAAGTAATGTGACAGGCTACGCTGTAACAAATCAGAAACAAACACTATCATCTCAGACAAACAATACAAACTGCATGTCAAAGACTGTGATAAAGACTATTAAGATGACTGTAGTGATAGTTGTTGCTTATGTATTCTGCTGGTCACCTTTCTTCATTGCACAGTTGTGGACTGCATGGCACCCCAGTGATGCTAGGACTGAAG GTCCAGTAATAGCCATTCTTATGCTCCTAGGGAATCTTAACAGCTGTGTTAATCCATGGATTTATATGTACTTTTGTGGCCAAATCCCAAATTGCTCGAAAAAAACCCTCAACACCCAGGCAGCTCAGGAACAGTCTACATTTACTTGCAGCATCTATGTGGGAGAAAAAGAATCCGAAGACAACATCACACCTGTGtaa